A stretch of DNA from Pirellulales bacterium:
GTGCTGCCTTGATTTGCACTTTAACAATCTGGCCGATGACCTCCGGAGTATCCAGTTCGAGTTCAAGGTCAATGCCATAGTCTTCATCCATTGTGCGTGCGATCCAGCCCCCTGCATCTTCTACGAGGTGCGCAACGAGGCGTTGACCTCGGGAGCCGATTCTTTGCGCGTCAGATCGCTTCGTCATGAAAGGATCGCGACAGGTGATCGACAGGTCGGCTGAGTTCACCGCCGCACTCAAAATGCGAGAGTTTGATCATACTTTGTTCCACCGACCGTCCGGTCGGCTCGACCGTTCAACGGTTTGCGGGAGCTGAACGGATTCGGAATACGTCACTTCGATAACAGCACTGGGCGGGAAGGAGGCATGCTCAGGCTTGAGGAAAGTCGCTCGTCCTCGCGGGCTTCCCTTGCCCTGAGTAGTCCTGGGCGAGCCGGAGTTGTACTTGCAGAACTCAGGCACAATCTTGTGATTGATGGCGAAGAGGTCCTCTGTCCTGACTCTCAGGATGGCTGGCTTCTCTGACTGATACCGCTCGAAATGGCGCATCCCGTAGGCGATGACACCGTGATCCCAGCCCGGCCAGAAGAAGATTCTCGAATTCAGTTCACGTATGAGCCTGGCGAATGTCCACCCATCCTGCAAAGAGGTTTTGCCTTCATAAAGTGGCTGTTGATCGCGAATGTCGATCAATGCTCCGTCGACACTCAGCGATAGAGTGGCAGTCCGTTTTTGATCGATCCATGCAGGGGCCTTGGCCGACTCAAACAAATGCCTCGCGGTGTGGATGGTGCGGGCTTGAACGACCTGGTCGGCATTGCGCGCGCTGGTCAGATGGTATAGGTATGGCCTGGTAGATGCAAACTGGGTGAGAGAAAAAGCCAAGGCGACTCCTTTTAAGACTTACCAGCTTCGCCGGTCAATTATGCTGCGATAATGAAATCGAGTTGAAATAAGGGAAACCGGCGCTCCGGCAACTGTTTCGATCTCCTCAATGAATTTCAGAGTGTCCGGAGTGAGTTGGTCGAATCGGCGTGCCTCTTGATTCGCTACGTTGATATAGTCGACGAACGTCAAGGCAATATCCGTGGGAGAATTCAAGAATGCCGCCTTTTTGAAGAGTTCCCAATCGAACTCGGCGATCCGTCGAGTTTTGTTGGTAGTCGAGGTTTTCTCCGTGCTGCGGACGATAGTTTCAGCAATGCCGGATCGCTCGGCGATTTCCTTGAATGTCAGTTCTTGCTTCATCGGTCCTGAAGTTTTTCCCTTGCCTTTAGGGCTCTCAACCCTTATCGGAAAGGTTCTTGTAACCATGATCGTGCGCCGCACGTGTCCGGGTGAGATGCCCGCCTCCGCTAGGCAGCCTGAGACAGTTGTGTCCCGTGACGTAACGTGAGGATACGGCCCGTGGTAAAGGCTCAACGCAGTGCCTTGAGTCCCCTCCAACAAAATCCGCGTCCGCGGATCGCGCATTCGTTGTTCAAGGCGAATCCACGAAGGCCGGACATACGGCTCTAATTGTTTGATGTGTTTGGCGAGCTGCACCGAGTCGTCGCGCTGAAGGATGCGGCGAGATGTAGCGGCACCGACACCTTGTCCCGTTGATCCGATTTCTTCAATCAGGCGCTTCTCTTTTTCCTTGTCGTCAGCGGTGATGATGAGTACTTGTGGATCGATTGTGAGGCGGTCGGGCTCGATCTGGAGGCTATTTATCTCTCGCAAGAGAGTATCGATGTCCACGACGGCGCCAGGCCCGAGGATGAGCTCGGCTGATCGCACGCGACTGCCGGATGGCAGGGTGTGGAACGTGTCAGGGCCCTCTGATTTATAGACCTTGTGTCCAGCATTCGGGCCACCCACGCGGATCAGTACGTCATATTCTTTCGAAAGATAGGCCGCTACCTGGCCCTTGCCTTCGCTGCCGTATTGGCCACCGACAAGCACGTCGACAACTTTGTGGCAGCCACGACCATAGAGACCTAATCGGCTAGCGGCTCGTATCAGCACGTCACGTTCATCTGACCACGTCGAATTGATGACAATATCAGCCTTGTCGCGAAGCTGTGGGACGGCCTTTTCGGTCTCGTTCTCTA
This window harbors:
- a CDS encoding adenylosuccinate synthetase, with the translated sequence MPQLFVLLSGSVAAGKSTLAKHLVQDFQATLFKTWELLTAIQPDVGRDRVSLQALGEKLDRDTDGRWVSEALGKKATELPKDALIVVDSVRILPQIDWIRRGFGPSVIHVHLEASDKDLRKRYAGRKRKDIKELASYDEVLENETEKAVPQLRDKADIVINSTWSDERDVLIRAASRLGLYGRGCHKVVDVLVGGQYGSEGKGQVAAYLSKEYDVLIRVGGPNAGHKVYKSEGPDTFHTLPSGSRVRSAELILGPGAVVDIDTLLREINSLQIEPDRLTIDPQVLIITADDKEKEKRLIEEIGSTGQGVGAATSRRILQRDDSVQLAKHIKQLEPYVRPSWIRLEQRMRDPRTRILLEGTQGTALSLYHGPYPHVTSRDTTVSGCLAEAGISPGHVRRTIMVTRTFPIRVESPKGKGKTSGPMKQELTFKEIAERSGIAETIVRSTEKTSTTNKTRRIAEFDWELFKKAAFLNSPTDIALTFVDYINVANQEARRFDQLTPDTLKFIEEIETVAGAPVSLISTRFHYRSIIDRRSW